ACTGGTACGGCGCCTGCGCGTGCAGCAGGGACTTCCAGCGGGCGGTCGACCGTCGGACGAGCCGGTCGGCGTACTCCGGGCTCGCGGTGGGGCGCTCGGCGTCTCCCATGCCCTGATGCTGCCAGCGTCGGCGCGGTCGAGGAAGGTGTCCGGGCACCGTCCATCGTCAGGCGGGCGCCGGCACCCGCCGCGCGGGGCTCAGGCGTCCGCGCCGGACTCGCGCAGGGCCTCGACGAACGACTCGTAGTCCCGGATGTAGTCGTCCGCGTCGTACGGGAGCGACGCGAACACGCCCAGCACGGCGTCCGCGCTGTAGCGGTACTGCGTCCCCCACGTCATCGCGGGCATGTACAGGCCCACGCCGGGCGTGTCGAGCCGTACCTGCGTGCGCTCGGTGCCGTCGTCCACGATGCACGTGACGGAGCCGCGCAGGCACACGAGCACCTGCTCGCAGGCGCGGTGCGCGTGCTCGCCGCGCACGTCCTTGGACGGCACGTCGAACACCGCGAAGAAGCGCGCCGGCACGAAGGGCAGGTCCTGCGCGAACTCGATCGCGGCCAGCGCGCCCCGCATGTCGCTCGCGACCTTCACGGGCACGAGCCGCGCGCCGCCCGCGAGCGACCGCGGCTCGGTGGCGGGCTCGGGCGTCACGACCTGCACGTCGTCGGCCTCGACGTAGCTCACGATGCGCGCAGGGTTGCCCACGACGACCGCGTTCGCGGGCACGTCCTTGGTCACCACGGCGCCCGCGCCGACCATCGCGCGCCGCCCGATCCGCACGCCCGGCAGGATGACCGCGCCGGCGCCGATCGACGCGCCGTCGGCGACGACCGTCTGCAGGAACTCCTCGGGGTACTGCTTGCTGCGCGGGTACCGGTCGTTCGCGAACGTCGCGTTCGGGCCGACGAAGACGTCGTCGCCCAGCCGGATGCCGTCCCACAGCTGCACGCCGGACTTGAGCGTCACCCGGTCGCCCACGACGACGTCGTTCTCGACGAGGACGTGGTCGCACACGTTGCAGTCGGCGCCGATCTTCGCCCCCGGCAGCACGTGGGCGAACGCCCAGACGCGCGTCGCGGGACCGACGTCGGTCGACTCGCAGATGCCCTGGGGGTGGACGAAGACGCTCATACGGGGGTTCTCCTCGGGTGCGGGTCCGGGGTCGGCCGCGCCGGTGCGGGTGGTGTCGGTGGACATGGTCAGGTCGCGCTCTCGACGGAGCGCCGCCGGTGCAGCCGGCCCGTGAGCAGCCGCCCCCCGACGAACGTGAGCGGCGCGGTGACGAGGACGACGAGCGCGCTCGCGTACTCGGGCAGGCCGGCCGACTGGATCGCGCCGACCACGACGAGCCCCACGAGGTACACCGCGACGTACATCCCGACGTACAGCAGCGCGGTGCGCACGTCCATGCGGACGCCGAACACGAACCGGTCCGCGAGCACCGTCGAGAGCACGACGCCCGCCGCGAAGACCAGCGTGTAGGCGAGACGCGGGTCGAGCACGGTGGACAGGAGCGCGAGCAGCACGGCCGTCACCGCCGTGTTGGCGCCGCCCGCGAGCAGGAAGCGCCAGCCGGAGGCGAGGAGGCCGCGTCGCTCGTCAGCCACGCGCGTCGAAGGTCTCGTGCGACGCGGACACCGACAGCGGCCGCTGCTTGCTGTTCTCGTACGCGCGCCAGACGTAGGAGCCGACGACGCCGAGGCCCGACAGCAGCACGAACGTCGAGAACAGCATGACGAGCATGAGCGGCGTGTAGCCGACCTCGTCGATCCGGCCCGTGAGGTAGCTGACGAGCACGACGACGCCGACGGTGAGCGTCACGAGCGCGCCGAGGACGCCGACCGTGCTGAGCACGCTGATCGGGATGTCCGTGAACGAGAACACGCTGTCGAGCAGGTACCGCACGCGCTTGCGCAGCGTCCACGCCGACTTGCCCTCGGTGCGCTCGACGCGCTCGTACGGCACCTCGAGCCGGCGGTAGCCGACCCAGTAGAGCAGCCCGACCAGGCTCGAGTGCGCCTCGCGCATCGCGAGCAGCGCGTCGGCGACCTCGCGCGTGCAGCCGAACACGTCGACGCCGCCGGGCGGGATCGCGGGGTTGATCGTCCGGCGGTACATGCCCCAGAACGTCCGCGACATGAGCGAGTTGAGCGCCGGGTCGGCGCGCGCCTCGCGCCGGCCGACCACGACGTCCGCGGTGCCGGCCGAGAGCGCCGCGAAGAAGTCGATCATGAGCTCCGGCGGCTCCTGCAGGTCCGCCGCCATGACACCGATGTACCGGCCCCGCGCGACGCCCATGCCGGTCCGGATGGCCGCGAACGAGCCGAAGTTCCGCGAGTGCGCGACGAGCTGGCTGTCGATCCCCGCCGTGGGCAGCACCTGCTGGAGCACGTCCAGGGAGCGGTCGGGCGAACCGTCGACGACGAAGACGACCTCGAGCCGGCCCGTCAGGTGCGTCGCGACCTTCTCGAGACGCTCGACGACGGCCGCGACGCTGCCCGCGTTCCCGTAGACCGGGACGACGACCGAGTAGAGGATCGCGTCGTCAGAACCGCTCGAGTGCGTCACAGACCCGCTCCACCTCGTCGTCTCGTAGCTCCGGAAAGACCGGGACCGACAGCACCGACGCGGCGAGCCGCTCGGTGACGGGCAGCGTCACGTGGGCGTGCTCCGCCGCGAGCGCGGGCTGCCGGTGGTCCGGCACCGGGTAGTGCACGTCGACGCCGACGCCCGCCGCCGCGAGGTGCTCGCGCAGCTCGTCGCGGTGGTCGGTCGTCACGACGGCCAGGTGACCGGCGTGCGACGCGTCGTCCGCCGGCAGGACGCGCACGCGCGACGACGCGCGCTCCGCGTACGCCGTGATGATCGCGCGCCGCCGGGCGTTGCCGGCGTCGAGGTGCGGCAGCCGTGCCGACAGCACCGCGGCCTGCACCTCGTCGAGGCGGGAGTTGCGGCCGCCGTCCCGCGCGATGCGGTACTTGCCGCGCCACCCGTACTGCCGCAGCTCGGCGACGGCCGCCGCCACGTCGTCGTCGGCCGTCGCGACCGCGCCGCCGTCGCCCAGGGCGCCGAGGTTCTTGGTGGGGTAGAAGGAGAACGTCGCGACGTCGGCGAGCGCGCCGACCATGCCGTCGGCACGGCGCGCGCCGAGCGCCTGCGCGCAGTCCTCGACGACCTTGACGCCGAGCGGCGCGCACAGCGCCCGCACCGCGGCGACGTCGGCGGCCCGGCCGTACAGGTGCGTCACGACGACGGCCCCGACCTCCGGGCCGAGGACGGGTGCGAGCGTCTCGGCGGTGAGCAGGTGGGTGTCCTCATCCACGTCGGCGTACCGCACGCCGAACCCGGCACGCCGGGCCGCGGTCGTCGTGTAACCGCCGCAGTTGGCGGCGGTCACGACGACGGGCCGGTCCGCCGGGACCACGGCGCGCAGCGCGATCTCGAGCGCGTCGGTCCCGGAGGCGACACCGAGGACGTGCGGGGTGCCGAGGTAGTCGGCGAGCGCGGACTCGAAGCCGCGGTGCGCGGGCCCGTGCACGAGCCAGCCCGAGTCGACGACCCGGGCGACGGTGTCGAGCACGAGGCTGCGGTCGTGGGCGAGCGCGCGCGACAGGTCGTTGAGCGGCACCGCCGGCAGGGTGGCCGTCCCGGGAAGCGTCATCGGGCGTCCAGGAGGCTGTGGAGGTACGTGCCGTAGCCGGACTTCACGAGGCGGTCGGCGCGCTCGCGCAGCTCGTCGTCGCTCAGGAAGCCGCGACGCCACGCGACCTCCTCGGGTGCGCCCACCTTGAGACCCTGGCGGTGCTCGATGGTGCGCACGTAGTCCGACGCCTCGAGGAGCGAGTCGAACGTGCCGGTGTCGAGCCACGCGGTGCCGCGCGGGAGCACCTCCACCTGGAGACGGCCCTGCTCGAGGTACACGCGGTTGACGTCGGTGATCTCGTACTCGCCGCGCGCGGACGGCTTGAGGTCGCGCGCGATGGCCACCACGTCGTTGTCGTAGAAGTAGAGGCCCGGGACGGCGTACGACGACTTCGGCTGCGCCGGCTTCTCCTCGAGGGAGAGCGCGCGGCCGTCCGCGTCGAACTCGACGACACCGTAGGCGGTCGGGTCGGCCACGCGGTACGCGAAGACCGCACCGCCGTCGATGTCGGAGAAGCGCTGCAGCTTCGACCCGAGCCCGGGCCCGTAGAAGATGTTGTCGCCGAGGACGAGCGCGGCGGCCTCGTTCCCGACGAAGTCGGCGCCGAGCACGAACGCCTGCGCGAGACCGTTGGGCTCCGCCTGCACCGTGTAGCTGATCGAGATGCCGAACTGCGAGCCGTCGCCCAGCAGACGCTGGAACTGCTCCGCGTCGTGCGGCGTGGTGATGACCAGGACGTCCCGGATGCCCGCCAGGATCAGCGTCGACAGCGGGTAGTAGATCATCGGCTTGTCGTAGACGGGGACGAGCTGCTTGCTGACGCCGAGGGTGATCGGGTGCAGCCGGGTGCCGGACCCGCCCGCCAGGATGATTCCGCGCATGGGGACACAGTCTGTCCCATCGCCGGTCCGTTCTCCTACTCGCCCGCGTTCCGTCGACGTCGTCGGGGCGCCCGGGTCGCTGCCCGGGCGGTCGCGACCGTCCACAGGGCGGTTCCGGCGGCGCCGACCGCGAAGAGCGACCAGGCGATCGCGGTGCCCGGCTGGACGTACGTCGCCGACAGCTGCCACGAGCCGGGCGGGAGGTCGTCGGCGACGAGCTGGCCGCCGTCGCCCGCGTGCACGGCGAGCTGCCGGCACGGCCCCGAGGGGTCCGGGCACGCCTCGACGCGCCAGCCGTCGTAGTACGCCTCGTTCAGGGCCACGGTCGTCGGGCGGTCGACCACGACCCGGTACACGAGCCGGGGCTCCGGCGAGTACGACTCCGGGGCCGTCGCGACCAGCCCGCACGCCGCCTCGCGCGCGCACGCCCGCGACCGGCTCGCCGGGGGGAGCGCGTCGCCCTCCGACGCGACGACCATGCCGGGTGCCCGCCAGAACGCCCACGCGTCGGCCCGCGTGGCGTCGTCCTGCAGCGTCGCGACGATCCGCTCGAAGGTCGGCGTGCCCTTGAGGTTGGCGTAGCCGTCGAACCCGAGGTGCCCGGAGTAGAAGGCCTGGCCGCCGCCTGCGCCGAAGAACGCGTCGACGCTGTGCCCGGTGAACGTCGGCAGCACGTTCGTCCGTGCCGGTCGCCGCACGGCGGACGTGTCGGCGTCCCGCTCCGCGAGGAGCTCGGCGACGGGTGCGTGGAACGCGCGCATCTCCGCCGTCTCCCGGGGGAACGACCACGGCTTGGGGGTCGACGTCGCCCACACGACGCCCGACGCGAGCGTGAGGACCGCCAGGGACCCGACCAGCACGGGCAGGGGCGACGCCCTGCGGATGGCGACGACCAGGAGCGCGGCGGTCACGACGAGGACCGACCCCTGCACCCACCGCTCCGTCGGGTCGAAGGGGCCGTGCGCGCCCACCACCAGGGCCGTCACGAGCAGGGCGACGAGGTAGACGACCCGCCCCGGTGTGAGGACGCGCGACGGCTCCCGCGCGTCACCGCGTCGGGCGTACGCCGTGACGCGGTCCACGCCGGTCGCTGCGAGCACGACGACGCAGAGCAGGAGGAACGGCTTGACGTCCGACAGGCGGAACCTGCTGACGCCCAGCGCGGGCAGCTGGTCGACGAGGTCCGACCAGGGGGCGTCGGGAGCGCCGATGACGATCGCCAGGAGGCCCGTCCCGGCGGCGACCCGGGCGAGCGGTGCCCGCCACGGCACGAAGGCGACGGCGACCAGCGCGGTCGCGGGCAGGAACAGCGAGCGCATCGTGATGTCGTTGGGCAGGCTCCGGTCCCCGTAGCCGTACCAGAGCGTGCCGAGCAGCTCCCAGGTCCAGGTCATGGTGTCGCCGTCGCCCGCCCCCGCCGCCCCGCGGGTCAGGTAGGCGGGCAGGAACCGCACGAGGGTGAGCAGGAGCGCTGCCGCACCGGCGGCGACGAGCGGGAGCAGGTAGTCGCCCGGTCGCGGGCGGCTCGTGAGCTGGTGCAGGACCACCCAGGCCGCACCCAGGTAGACCGTGACGATGAGGATGCCCGGATAGCTGCCGAGCACGGCCTGCCACAGCACCAGCACGCCCACCGCGGGCGCCCACGGGCGTCGCCACGGCCAGCGGGGCGACGCGACGAGCAGCACCCAGGGCAGCCACGCGTAGGCGCGCATGATGTCGAGGTGCGACGCGTTGGCGTAGAAGCCTGCGGCGAAGTGCCACATCACCATGGCGACGAGGGCTGCCCCGGGAGCCAGGCGCCAGCGCCGTGCGAGGACGTAGACGCCGAGCGCACCGAACGCGACGTGCAGCCCGGACAGCACCGCGGCCGCGTGCTGGTCGTAGGGCGTCACGGCGCTCATCAGGCCGACCGGCAGGTACCACGAGCTGTTCTGCAGCCCGGCGGCCCCGGGGTAGCCGCCCCACAGGTAGGGCATCCACTGCACGGGTCGGAAGAAGCTGCCGTCGCGCCACCAGGCGAACGCCTCGGTCGTGTAGCTGCCCTGGAAGTCCCACGGCGGCACGACGGCGCCCGTCCAGTAGCGACCGAAGACGAGGGCCTGGACGACGACGAGCACCGCGAGCACGACCGCCGCCTCGCGGAGCAGCGCGCGACGCCGGTCCGCTCGGTCGTCGGTGTCGCCTCGACGGCCGGCCGGCCCGCGGTCGGCGTGCCGAGGGGCGACGGCGGGGCGGCGCGCGCGGCGGGCCTCGTCCGCAGGCGCCTCCGCCGGGTTCTGCGGAGCAGGGGTCCCCGCACTCATCGGGCGACGACGGTGCTCAGCGGGACGCGGGCGGAGCCGGCGGCCTCGCGCCTCGCGCGCACCGGCGACTCGACTCCTCGCATGGGGACAGAGTGTCCCACGTGCCGCGGCCGTCCTCGGCGGAGCCGCGAGGGGCGCCGAGGTCAGGCGCGCGGTGCGACGCCCGTGTCGACCTCCACCCGCTCGCTCGTCACGAGCCGGCCCAGCGCCTCCGGGTCGGCACGCAGCCGGCCGGCGGTCGCGGCGTCGAGGACGACCAGCGACCCGTCCGCCGCGAGGACGCCGAGCGCGTGACGGAGGAACGTCGCGACGTCCGCGGCGCCGGCGTCGACGAGCGTGCGTGCGCCCACGGCGGCGGGCGCGACGAGGGCGTCGTGGGGGACCTGCATGCCGGCGACGTCGAGGGCGGGTGCGGCGCGGTCCACGGGCGGCGCCCAGCCGACGACGTCGCCGTACGTCATGACGGCGGAGGCGGCGTCGACGGCGCCTCCGGGCAGCGGGCCGTCGAACCGGCGCGCGAGCGCGGCGAGCGCGACCGCGACCACGTCGCCGCGCGTCTCGGGTGCCGGCCGGTGGGTCGCGAGGACGTCGTGCTCATCTCCGTCGAGGACGACGCACGCGCCGCAGCGCCACGTCGCCATCGCCCACACGAGCGTCCGCCAGTGGGGCGGCAGGTCGAGCGCGACGCGCGTGCCGGGAGCGGCGTCGAACTCCTCGACGAGGAGGTTCGTCGTCTTGTTGACCCAGTTCTCGAGCACCGCGCCGGAGAGCTCGACACGCTCGCCGTCGGCGCCGTACCAGGTGAGCCGGGGACGGCCGGGATTTCGGGTGACGAGGGTCAGCAGGTCCGCGATGGTGGCTCCGGGCACGGGCTCAGAGTAGGCGCGACACGCCGTCTTCACCCGTGTGCCACAAGTTCACCCCGACATATCCGGGCAACTACCACGGCTCGGCTTGACGGCCTCGAACGACACGCGTGTAATTCCTGAGAAGAGATTCATGCGCGAGCACCACCACGCGGCGTCCTGCGGGAGCCGCACTGCCGAGCCTTGAACGAACCGCACGAAAGACCCGCACGGAGGCACGCCATGTGGAACCTGCTCGACGACGACGACGAGACCTTCCCGAGCGACGCCCGCAAGCCCGCAGCACCCGCGTCGAACGTGCTGTCGCTGTTCGGTGCGCCCGAGGACGACGGCCCGATGGGGTGGCAGGAGCGCGCGCTGTGCGCGCAGACCGACCCGGAAGCGTTCTTCCCCGAGAAGGGCGGCTCGACCCGCGAGGCGAAGCGCGTCTGCACCGGCTGCGACGTCCGCTCCGAGTGCCTCGAGTACGCGCTCGCGAACGACGAGCGGTTCGGCATCTGGGGCGGGCTGTCCGAGCGTGAGCGCCGCAAGCTGAAGCGCCGGGTCGTCTGACGCGTGTCGGTCGAGGGGTTCGCGGACCCCGGACGGCAGGATGGCCCGAGCATGACCGAGACCCTCCCGCCCGTGGACGCACCCACGACCACCGCACCCCTCCCGGTGACGACGCCGGTGACGGCGGTCGTCGTGACCCGGGGCCGGACGCGTTACCTGGACGACGCGCTCGCGGCCCTCGCCGCGTCGACCCGTCGCCCGGCCCGGGTGCTGCTGGTCGACGTCGCGCCCCGACCCGAGGTCGGCGGCGCCCTCGAGGACGCCTTCTCCCGGCAGTCCGCGTCGCCGCGCCCCCAGCTGCGCACGGTGCACGTGCCCGGTGCGCGGACGTTCGGGCACGCGGTGCGCGCCGCCCTCGCAGACCCGCAGGTCCGCGCCGACGGGCCGCCCTCGACGTGGCTCTGGCTCCTGCACGACGACAGCGCCCCCGCGCCGGACGCGCTCGCGGAGCTCGTGCGCGCCGTCGGCCACGCGCGCTCGGTCGCGGTCGCGGGCGTCAAGCAGCGCACCTGGACGGACCCCGAGCGCCTGCTCGAGGTCGGGCTGCGCACGTCGCCGGCCGGTCGCCGGCTCACGGACGTGGCACCGGGGGAGCTCGACCAGGGCCAGCTCGACGGCCGCGAGGACGTGCTGGGCGTGGGCCTCGTCGGCGCGCTCGTCCGGCGCGACGTGTGGGACGAGCTCGACGGGCCCGACCCCGCGCTCGGGCCGTTCGGCGACGGCGAGGACCTGTCACGCCGGGCCCGGCTCGCCGGGCACCGCGTGGTCGTCGTGCCCGCGGCCGTCGTCCGGCACGCGCAGGCCTCGTACGCCGGCCTGCGGTCCGCCGACGACGCGCCCGTCGACCGGGACGGTGACGGCCTCGACGACGCGGGCGACCCGCACCGCTCCTACGCCGCGCGCCGCCGCGCCACCGTTCACCAGCACCTCGCCGCGGTGCCGCTCGCGTGGGCGCCGTTCGCAGCGCTGCTGTTCCTCGGTGCGGGGCTGCTGCGGTCGCTCGTGCGGCTCGGCGCCAAGCAGCCCGGCCTCGCGGTCGACGAGCTGCGCGCGCCGCTCGCCGCAGTCCTGCGTCCCGACGCCGTCGCCCGGGCCCGCGCGCGGGCACGCCGCACCCGGCGGCTGCCGCGCCGCACCCTGCGTCCCCTGCAGGCGCGGTGGCGCGAGGTCTGGGCGCTCGACCGGGA
The sequence above is a segment of the Cellulomonas fimi genome. Coding sequences within it:
- a CDS encoding WxcM-like domain-containing protein, coding for MSTDTTRTGAADPGPAPEENPRMSVFVHPQGICESTDVGPATRVWAFAHVLPGAKIGADCNVCDHVLVENDVVVGDRVTLKSGVQLWDGIRLGDDVFVGPNATFANDRYPRSKQYPEEFLQTVVADGASIGAGAVILPGVRIGRRAMVGAGAVVTKDVPANAVVVGNPARIVSYVEADDVQVVTPEPATEPRSLAGGARLVPVKVASDMRGALAAIEFAQDLPFVPARFFAVFDVPSKDVRGEHAHRACEQVLVCLRGSVTCIVDDGTERTQVRLDTPGVGLYMPAMTWGTQYRYSADAVLGVFASLPYDADDYIRDYESFVEALRESGADA
- a CDS encoding GtrA family protein, with the protein product MADERRGLLASGWRFLLAGGANTAVTAVLLALLSTVLDPRLAYTLVFAAGVVLSTVLADRFVFGVRMDVRTALLYVGMYVAVYLVGLVVVGAIQSAGLPEYASALVVLVTAPLTFVGGRLLTGRLHRRRSVESAT
- a CDS encoding glycosyltransferase family 2 protein, yielding MTHSSGSDDAILYSVVVPVYGNAGSVAAVVERLEKVATHLTGRLEVVFVVDGSPDRSLDVLQQVLPTAGIDSQLVAHSRNFGSFAAIRTGMGVARGRYIGVMAADLQEPPELMIDFFAALSAGTADVVVGRREARADPALNSLMSRTFWGMYRRTINPAIPPGGVDVFGCTREVADALLAMREAHSSLVGLLYWVGYRRLEVPYERVERTEGKSAWTLRKRVRYLLDSVFSFTDIPISVLSTVGVLGALVTLTVGVVVLVSYLTGRIDEVGYTPLMLVMLFSTFVLLSGLGVVGSYVWRAYENSKQRPLSVSASHETFDARG
- a CDS encoding DegT/DnrJ/EryC1/StrS family aminotransferase, with translation MTLPGTATLPAVPLNDLSRALAHDRSLVLDTVARVVDSGWLVHGPAHRGFESALADYLGTPHVLGVASGTDALEIALRAVVPADRPVVVTAANCGGYTTTAARRAGFGVRYADVDEDTHLLTAETLAPVLGPEVGAVVVTHLYGRAADVAAVRALCAPLGVKVVEDCAQALGARRADGMVGALADVATFSFYPTKNLGALGDGGAVATADDDVAAAVAELRQYGWRGKYRIARDGGRNSRLDEVQAAVLSARLPHLDAGNARRRAIITAYAERASSRVRVLPADDASHAGHLAVVTTDHRDELREHLAAAGVGVDVHYPVPDHRQPALAAEHAHVTLPVTERLAASVLSVPVFPELRDDEVERVCDALERF
- the rfbA gene encoding glucose-1-phosphate thymidylyltransferase RfbA; this encodes MRGIILAGGSGTRLHPITLGVSKQLVPVYDKPMIYYPLSTLILAGIRDVLVITTPHDAEQFQRLLGDGSQFGISISYTVQAEPNGLAQAFVLGADFVGNEAAALVLGDNIFYGPGLGSKLQRFSDIDGGAVFAYRVADPTAYGVVEFDADGRALSLEEKPAQPKSSYAVPGLYFYDNDVVAIARDLKPSARGEYEITDVNRVYLEQGRLQVEVLPRGTAWLDTGTFDSLLEASDYVRTIEHRQGLKVGAPEEVAWRRGFLSDDELRERADRLVKSGYGTYLHSLLDAR
- a CDS encoding TIGR03089 family protein, which gives rise to MPGATIADLLTLVTRNPGRPRLTWYGADGERVELSGAVLENWVNKTTNLLVEEFDAAPGTRVALDLPPHWRTLVWAMATWRCGACVVLDGDEHDVLATHRPAPETRGDVVAVALAALARRFDGPLPGGAVDAASAVMTYGDVVGWAPPVDRAAPALDVAGMQVPHDALVAPAAVGARTLVDAGAADVATFLRHALGVLAADGSLVVLDAATAGRLRADPEALGRLVTSERVEVDTGVAPRA
- a CDS encoding WhiB family transcriptional regulator — translated: MWNLLDDDDETFPSDARKPAAPASNVLSLFGAPEDDGPMGWQERALCAQTDPEAFFPEKGGSTREAKRVCTGCDVRSECLEYALANDERFGIWGGLSERERRKLKRRVV